In Lutra lutra chromosome 6, mLutLut1.2, whole genome shotgun sequence, the following are encoded in one genomic region:
- the LOC125102045 gene encoding histone H2A type 1-B, with protein MSGRGKQGGKARAKAKTRSSRAGLQFPVGRVHRLLRKGNYSERVGAGAPVYLAAVLEYLTAEILELAGNAARDNKKTRIIPRHLQLAIRNDEELNKLLGRVTIAQGGVLPNIQAVLLPKKTESHHKAKGK; from the coding sequence ATGTCCGGACGCGGGAAGCAGGGCGGCAAGGCGCGCGCCAAGGCCAAGACGCGCTCGTCGCGGGCGGGCCTGCAGTTCCCGGTGGGCCGCGTGCACCGCCTGCTCCGCAAGGGCAACTACTCGGAGCGGGTCGGGGCCGGCGCGCCGGTGTACCTGGCGGCCGTGCTCGAGTACCTGACGGCCGAGATCCTGGAGCTGGCGGGCAACGCGGCGCGCGACAACAAGAAGACGCGCATCATCCCGCGCCACCTGCAGCTGGCCATCCGCAACGACGAGGAGCTCAACAAGCTGCTGGGCCGCGTCACCATCGCGCAGGGCGGCGTGCTGCCCAACATCCAGGCCGTGCTGCTGCCCAAGAAGACCGAGAGCCACCACAAGGCCAAGGGCAAGTAG
- the LOC125102056 gene encoding histone H2B type 1-K — translation MPEPAKSAPAPKKGSKKAVTKAQKKDGKKRKRSRKESYSVYVYKVLKQVHPDTGISSKAMGIMNSFVNDIFERIAGEASRLAHYNKRSTITSREIQTAVRLLLPGELAKHAVSEGTKAVTKYTSAK, via the coding sequence ATGCCCGAGCCCGCCAAGTCGGCGCCGGCCCCGAAGAAGGGCTCCAAGAAGGCGGTGACCAAGGCGCAGAAGAAGGACGGCAAGAAGCGCAAACGCAGCCGCAAGGAGAGCTACTCGGTGTACGTGTACAAGGTGCTGAAGCAGGTGCACCCCGACACGGGCATCTCGTCCAAGGCCATGGGCATCATGAACTCGTTCGTCAACGACATCTTCGAGCGCATCGCGGGCGAGGCGTCCCGCCTGGCGCACTACAACAAGCGCTCGACCATCACGTCCAGGGAGATCCAGACGGCCGTGCGCCTGCTGCTGCCCGGGGAGCTGGCCAAGCACGCCGTGTCCGAGGGCACCAAGGCCGTCACCAAGTACACCAGCGCCAAGTGA